The sequence ACAGCATGGCCCGCCTCTACACCCAGCCCGCGGTGCCGGATTGGAACTCGCCGGCCACGGCGATCGCGTTCTTCGGCACGACGGTGCTGCTGGGATCAATGCTGGCGGCGCTGGCCGCCCGCGGCGAGATCCCCCGCCTGACCGGTCTGGCCGGTTCACCCACGGCCGCAATCCTACCGAAAGCCGCCCTGGCTGCGGCCGGCGCGATCCTGCTCGCGGCTTTTCTTTACTCGCCGCGCTTCGGGCTGCGGGTTAAGCGGGACACGCCACGCGTCTATACGCCGAATCCCCGCCTTGTCCCGATATTCGCCGCCCGTATCGTGTTGCTGGCCTTGGCCGTGGCCCTTTGGGGCTTGGCGACGCTGCAGCCGGGAGCCTCGGCCGGACCGGCCTGGACCGGATTCGCCGCCGCGGCCGTGTCCGAAATCATCGGCCGCTGGCTGTTTTACGCTCTGCCGGATGAGCTCTAGCGCTTTTCCGCCGTCGGGTTACCTTAGAATAAAGCTGGCCGGAGCGTAGGCGGGGAGATCGAGAGAGAACCGGCCCCTGAGTACGC is a genomic window of Candidatus Aminicenantes bacterium containing:
- a CDS encoding dimethyl sulfoxide reductase anchor subunit; amino-acid sequence: MRRHEWPLVVFTILGQTAAGLTLFLLVPLYFLPELTLARDLRPMRLAVDLAVLGLIGGAALFSLFHLKHPGRAVRALANAGSSWLSKEILALVLFGGATAGLAILAWKAPTSPAAITLAVLVAAEAVAFVYSMARLYTQPAVPDWNSPATAIAFFGTTVLLGSMLAALAARGEIPRLTGLAGSPTAAILPKAALAAAGAILLAAFLYSPRFGLRVKRDTPRVYTPNPRLVPIFAARIVLLALAVALWGLATLQPGASAGPAWTGFAAAAVSEIIGRWLFYALPDEL